From the genome of Candidatus Eisenbacteria bacterium, one region includes:
- a CDS encoding protein kinase, producing MIEQCLSRYRILRQIGSGGMGVVYLAHDERLQCDVALKVLPAGTIADDTARRRFRQEALAIAKRAHPNLVVVRDFDTQDGVDFLVMEYVEGQSLDEMLKKGILPEDQILELGAQLARGLSAAHRAGVIHRDIKPSNIKITPDGVVKILDFGLAKVRAVAEANPETVDEGSITRTGHIIGTVPYLAPEVILGSPADERSDVYSAGVVLYEMATGRKPHPGSNVSEVVQGIIGSTPSPPLRWNPGLSPSLDALILKSMHKEPARRHASAAELEADLRRVSDTSRGGSAHAWMKSRWIVVAIACAVLSIAAAFRYLPGLMTGVGSRTAVASLAVLPLRTASGDTAQDYFADGMTDELITTLSGINGISVISRTSAMAFKGSNKPVREIARELGVHWIVEGSVVRVDSLVRINASLVDAKRDRSLWARRYEGTLDDVLSLQASMAQAISMDVNVALSPSEKERLEDRSSVKAEALEAYLRGHYYWNRREEPDLQRAIAYFEKAIELDPGFAKPHAGLADVYAFLGRYSLIDQHVAYQQAKASALRALELEPNLGEAHASVGEMKLEYEWDWPGAEQEFQRAIELNPGYATARQWYAEYLARMGRHREAEVQITRALELDPLSEPIRGVMGRIYYYGRNYDRAIEHYRAALESAPDHVLTRFYLGMALLAKGQVDDAVPQLERADLASGGVPLTRAGLGYGYAAAGRRDDAVRIYDELERSSAEAPVSPIFLALVSMGLGDRDAVFRHMEEGFARRDSYLGHLKVTPIADPIRDDPRFVDLLRRLKLV from the coding sequence ATGATCGAGCAATGCCTTTCGCGCTACCGGATCCTCCGGCAGATCGGGTCGGGGGGAATGGGCGTGGTGTATCTCGCCCACGACGAGCGCCTCCAGTGTGACGTGGCCCTCAAGGTCCTCCCGGCCGGGACGATCGCCGACGACACCGCAAGGCGCCGGTTCCGCCAGGAAGCGCTCGCGATCGCGAAGCGAGCCCATCCCAATCTCGTCGTGGTCCGTGACTTCGACACGCAGGACGGGGTGGACTTCCTGGTCATGGAGTACGTCGAGGGACAGAGCCTCGACGAGATGCTGAAGAAGGGAATCCTGCCCGAAGACCAGATCCTCGAGCTCGGCGCGCAGCTCGCGCGTGGGCTTTCGGCGGCACACCGGGCGGGCGTCATCCATCGCGACATCAAGCCGAGCAACATCAAGATCACGCCGGACGGCGTGGTGAAGATCCTCGACTTCGGGCTCGCGAAGGTTCGGGCCGTGGCGGAAGCGAACCCCGAGACCGTCGACGAGGGCTCGATCACGCGGACGGGGCACATCATCGGGACCGTGCCGTATCTCGCTCCCGAGGTGATCCTGGGATCACCGGCCGACGAGAGGAGCGACGTCTACTCCGCGGGCGTGGTGCTCTACGAGATGGCCACGGGGCGCAAACCTCACCCGGGCTCGAACGTGAGCGAGGTCGTTCAGGGAATCATCGGCAGCACGCCGTCCCCGCCCTTGCGCTGGAACCCGGGACTCTCTCCGTCGCTCGATGCGTTGATCCTCAAGTCCATGCACAAGGAGCCGGCGCGGCGCCACGCGTCCGCCGCGGAGCTCGAAGCGGACCTCCGGCGCGTGAGCGACACCTCGCGCGGAGGGAGTGCGCACGCGTGGATGAAGTCACGCTGGATCGTGGTCGCGATCGCGTGCGCGGTGCTCTCCATCGCCGCGGCCTTCCGCTATCTTCCCGGCCTCATGACGGGCGTCGGGTCCAGGACCGCGGTCGCCTCGCTTGCCGTTCTTCCCCTGCGCACCGCTTCGGGGGACACGGCGCAGGACTACTTCGCGGACGGAATGACGGACGAGCTGATCACGACGCTCTCGGGCATCAACGGCATCAGCGTGATCTCGCGCACCTCGGCGATGGCGTTCAAGGGATCGAACAAGCCCGTTCGTGAGATCGCGCGCGAGCTGGGAGTTCACTGGATCGTGGAAGGATCGGTCGTGCGCGTGGACTCGCTCGTGAGGATCAACGCGAGCCTCGTGGACGCGAAGCGCGACCGGAGTCTCTGGGCGCGCCGGTACGAGGGAACGCTGGACGACGTCCTCTCGCTGCAAGCGAGCATGGCACAAGCCATCTCCATGGACGTGAACGTGGCCCTCTCGCCTTCCGAGAAGGAGCGCCTCGAAGACCGATCCTCCGTGAAAGCCGAGGCGCTCGAGGCCTATCTCCGCGGACACTACTACTGGAACCGCCGTGAGGAGCCGGATTTGCAGCGCGCCATCGCCTACTTCGAGAAAGCCATCGAGTTGGACCCCGGCTTCGCGAAGCCGCACGCGGGTCTCGCGGACGTGTACGCGTTCCTGGGGAGATACAGTCTGATCGATCAGCATGTCGCCTACCAGCAGGCGAAGGCTTCCGCCCTTCGCGCCCTGGAGCTGGAGCCCAATTTGGGAGAGGCGCATGCTTCGGTGGGCGAGATGAAGCTGGAGTACGAGTGGGATTGGCCCGGAGCGGAGCAGGAATTCCAGCGGGCGATCGAGCTGAATCCCGGCTACGCGACCGCGCGGCAGTGGTACGCCGAGTACCTCGCGCGCATGGGGAGGCACCGCGAGGCGGAGGTCCAGATCACGCGGGCCCTGGAGCTGGATCCCCTTTCGGAGCCGATTCGTGGCGTGATGGGGAGGATCTACTACTATGGCCGGAACTACGATCGCGCCATCGAGCACTACCGTGCCGCTCTCGAGTCCGCTCCCGATCACGTCCTGACGCGGTTCTACCTGGGAATGGCCCTCCTCGCGAAGGGTCAGGTGGACGACGCGGTCCCGCAGCTCGAGCGCGCGGACCTCGCGTCGGGAGGTGTTCCGCTCACCCGGGCCGGGCTAGGATACGGCTATGCCGCGGCCGGAAGGCGGGACGATGCCGTGCGGATCTATGACGAGCTCGAGCGCTCGAGCGCGGAAGCGCCGGTTTCGCCGATCTTCCTGGCTCTGGTCAGCATGGGCCTTGGCGACAGGGACGCGGTGTTCCGTCACATGGAGGAGGGATTCGCGAGGCGCGATTCCTACCTCGGACACCTGAAGGTCACGCCCATCGCGGATCCGATCCGGGACGACCCGAGGTTCGTCGATCTGCTCCGGCGCCTGAAGCTCGTCTGA
- a CDS encoding protein kinase — protein sequence MASLPIRSGVYSGRVESYTLADLRFGLRLAATPKTSLTVTAENLFDERHQDLVGSAEAGRLLLGRIGVGFQPPSGPRLLLRMSEQRYSHYRILHQIGSGGMGVVYLARDEHLHCDVALKVLPAGTLADDIARRRFRQEALSIARRAHRNLVAVRDFDTQDGVDFLVMENVEGEGLDQTLKKGSLDEATILNLGAQLASGLAAAHGAGVLHRDIKPSNLKVTPDGDLKILDFGLAKFRAMSDDTASVSTITETGHVVGTLPYLAPEVLLGSPASERSDIYSAGVVLYEMASGRRPHLAEDASTLIQEIVSQQAPPPSRWNRRISSALEAVILKAIDKDPSRRYPSAMDLEVDLRRAGTSSQIYPPPAESPRRKWIRRAALAIASVLVILLVIYREYVRDWIFPPPAVASLAVLPLRSSSADPSQDYFADGMTDELITTLSGIAGLSVISRTSAMNFKKSGKTLRQIARELDVRWIVEGSVVREDSLVRINASLVDAAHDKSHWARRYEGTLNDVLSLQAELARAIAQDVNVALTPTEEARLRKRGPVQPGAMDAFLHGHFHWNRRQGPDVEQALLYYGRSIELDSRFARPHAELADVYGFLGNLGKIPQESAYRAAKGHVLRALQLEPDLGEAHASVAVLKMEFEWDWPGAEREFQRAIELNPGYATGRQWYAEYLARMGRNTEAVSEISRAVELDPLSAPVAGMVGTVQYYGRKYDLAIESYRQALRLNQGQVLARFYLGLALLANGATAEAVTELERADGESRGIPLMRAGLGYAYAVAGRRREAERVYQELRARSGVPVAPSLLALVAVGLESNDAAFRHLEDGFARQDSYLGHLKVLPVVDPLRGDPRFTDLLRRLKLT from the coding sequence GTGGCGTCGCTTCCAATCCGCTCGGGGGTGTACTCCGGCAGGGTCGAGTCCTATACTCTCGCCGACCTCCGCTTCGGTCTCCGGCTCGCCGCGACGCCGAAGACGTCCCTGACGGTCACCGCGGAAAACCTCTTCGATGAACGCCACCAGGACCTCGTGGGCTCAGCCGAAGCGGGCCGCCTTCTTCTCGGGCGGATCGGGGTCGGCTTCCAGCCCCCCTCGGGGCCGCGCCTCTTGCTGCGTATGAGCGAGCAGCGCTACTCCCACTATCGCATTCTCCACCAGATCGGCTCCGGCGGTATGGGGGTCGTGTATCTCGCACGGGACGAACACCTCCACTGCGACGTCGCCCTCAAGGTGTTGCCGGCGGGGACGCTCGCCGACGACATCGCGCGCCGGAGATTCCGGCAGGAGGCGCTCTCGATCGCGCGGCGCGCCCACCGCAATCTGGTCGCGGTGCGGGATTTCGACACGCAGGACGGCGTGGACTTCCTGGTGATGGAGAACGTCGAGGGGGAGGGCCTCGATCAGACGCTGAAGAAGGGGAGCTTGGACGAGGCGACGATCCTGAACCTCGGGGCGCAGCTCGCGAGCGGTCTCGCCGCGGCGCACGGCGCCGGGGTCCTGCACCGCGATATCAAGCCGAGCAACCTGAAGGTGACGCCCGACGGAGATCTCAAGATCCTGGATTTCGGTCTGGCGAAGTTCCGGGCCATGTCGGACGACACGGCTTCCGTCTCGACCATCACGGAGACGGGGCACGTCGTTGGAACACTGCCGTATCTCGCCCCGGAGGTGCTCCTCGGATCGCCCGCGAGCGAGCGGAGCGACATCTACTCCGCCGGTGTCGTGCTCTACGAGATGGCGTCCGGGCGCAGACCCCACCTCGCCGAAGACGCGAGCACGCTGATCCAGGAGATCGTGTCTCAGCAGGCGCCTCCTCCCTCGCGATGGAACCGGAGGATTTCATCCGCGCTCGAGGCGGTGATCCTGAAGGCCATCGACAAGGATCCGTCGCGGCGATACCCCTCCGCCATGGACCTGGAGGTGGACCTTCGCCGTGCGGGAACCAGCTCGCAGATCTACCCGCCCCCTGCCGAGAGCCCGCGACGCAAGTGGATCCGTCGAGCCGCGCTCGCGATCGCCTCCGTTCTCGTGATCCTGCTCGTCATCTACCGGGAGTACGTGCGGGACTGGATCTTCCCACCACCCGCCGTCGCCTCGCTCGCCGTGCTCCCGCTGCGCAGCTCCTCCGCGGATCCTTCGCAGGACTACTTCGCCGATGGAATGACGGACGAGCTGATCACCACGCTCTCCGGGATCGCGGGCCTGAGCGTGATCTCCCGCACCTCCGCCATGAATTTCAAGAAGTCGGGAAAGACGCTTCGCCAGATCGCCCGCGAGCTGGATGTGCGGTGGATCGTGGAAGGCTCGGTGGTGCGTGAGGACTCGCTGGTGCGCATCAACGCCAGCCTCGTGGACGCTGCGCACGACAAGAGCCACTGGGCACGCCGCTACGAGGGGACCCTCAACGACGTGCTTTCCCTGCAGGCGGAGCTCGCGCGCGCCATCGCCCAGGACGTGAACGTGGCGCTCACTCCGACGGAGGAGGCGAGGCTCCGGAAGCGCGGGCCGGTTCAGCCGGGAGCGATGGATGCCTTTCTGCACGGTCACTTCCACTGGAACCGCCGCCAGGGCCCCGACGTGGAACAGGCGCTCCTGTACTACGGCCGCTCGATCGAGCTCGACTCCCGCTTCGCCCGTCCGCACGCGGAGCTGGCGGACGTGTACGGGTTCTTGGGGAACCTCGGCAAGATCCCGCAGGAGTCCGCGTACCGGGCGGCGAAGGGGCACGTGCTTCGCGCCCTCCAGCTCGAGCCCGATCTGGGAGAGGCGCATGCCTCGGTCGCGGTACTGAAGATGGAATTCGAGTGGGACTGGCCCGGTGCGGAGCGGGAGTTCCAGCGCGCCATCGAGCTGAACCCGGGGTACGCCACGGGTCGCCAGTGGTATGCCGAATACCTTGCCCGCATGGGGCGGAACACGGAAGCTGTCTCGGAGATCTCGCGCGCGGTCGAGCTGGACCCGCTGTCCGCACCAGTCGCTGGCATGGTGGGCACGGTCCAGTACTATGGCCGGAAGTACGATCTGGCGATCGAGAGCTACCGTCAGGCCCTTCGGTTGAACCAGGGGCAAGTTCTGGCCCGGTTCTACCTGGGTCTGGCGCTGCTCGCGAACGGAGCCACAGCCGAGGCCGTTACGGAGCTGGAACGCGCGGACGGGGAATCCCGGGGCATCCCCCTGATGCGCGCCGGCCTGGGATACGCCTACGCGGTGGCCGGGCGGCGGCGGGAAGCGGAGCGCGTGTACCAGGAGCTGAGGGCTCGATCCGGCGTTCCCGTCGCTCCGTCGCTCCTGGCCCTGGTGGCCGTTGGGCTCGAGTCCAACGACGCGGCGTTCCGCCACCTGGAGGACGGGTTCGCGCGGCAAGACTCGTATCTGGGCCATCTGAAGGTCTTGCCCGTGGTGGATCCCCTTCGGGGGGATCCGCGATTCACGGATCTGCTGCGTCGGTTGAAGCTCACCTGA
- a CDS encoding DUF2231 domain-containing protein: MIGGLELHPSLVHFPIALVAVGALFSVLYLTLRREWLRWFAPILLSLALLGAVAAYFSGQAAEDRAEEIGVPHAALEEHESAGIWAFGLIALACLLSWATHAPRRGVWVATLIAVVAVAATFRAGHLGGTLVYVHGAGRVPGGSAPPGDSE; the protein is encoded by the coding sequence GTGATCGGGGGACTCGAGCTCCATCCGTCGCTGGTTCACTTTCCCATCGCGCTCGTGGCCGTGGGGGCGCTCTTCTCGGTGCTGTATCTCACGCTGCGGCGCGAGTGGCTTCGCTGGTTCGCCCCCATCCTGCTCTCCCTGGCGCTGCTCGGAGCCGTGGCGGCGTACTTCAGCGGCCAGGCTGCCGAGGATCGCGCGGAGGAGATCGGCGTCCCGCACGCCGCGCTCGAAGAGCACGAGTCCGCCGGCATCTGGGCGTTCGGCCTCATCGCGCTGGCATGCCTTCTGTCGTGGGCCACGCACGCGCCGCGTCGCGGCGTCTGGGTTGCCACACTGATCGCCGTGGTTGCCGTCGCCGCCACGTTCCGCGCGGGACACCTGGGGGGAACCCTCGTGTACGTCCATGGGGCCGGGAGGGTCCCGGGAGGGAGCGCGCCACCGGGCGACTCGGAGTAG